In Triticum aestivum cultivar Chinese Spring chromosome 5B, IWGSC CS RefSeq v2.1, whole genome shotgun sequence, the following proteins share a genomic window:
- the LOC123116457 gene encoding protein transport protein Sec61 subunit alpha, with amino-acid sequence MAGFNLFRLRPLAELLPEVEGPAEAVPFRRKAAYTAGSLLVFLAGSQLPLYGIHNSRAGAADDPLYWVHTAYAANRGTAMSLGVYPLLMSELSTHLLLGSGAINPLPENRLLMTGGLKKALGVLFSAAMPVRDVLSATYLGAGSAILVVLQISIGSVVLIYLDDALRKGYGLLSGIPLLTSAHVCATLFWRAFRDGAHGNLAAMFAFFLLVCGLQGLHVALPLTDDAPAARFQSNYSISISYLAYAPIIFQATLVACTYTFSEQLFTVFGGNKIVNLLSKWERSKRFAGFIPVSGVAYYLTTPPTLADSARDPVHACLYAALLLMGCALISTAWFGLCRYSRRYVSRLVGERVTVTPARAGSIRLSRCKARVTMVAFVVGLCVGALTLLAGFMGVSGSGTGIMLAVTGIYSSCFDTRASSGIDAIGL; translated from the exons ATGGCGGGCTTCAATCTCTTCCGGCTGCGGCCGTTGGCGGAGTTGTTGCCGGAGGTCGAGGGCCCCGCGGAGGCCGTTCCTTTCCGGCGGAAGGCGGCCTACACCGCCGGCTCGCTCCTCGTCTTCCTGGCGGGCAGCCAGCTCCCGCTCTATGGGATCCACAACAGCCGGGCCGGGGCTGCCGACGACCCGCTCTACTGGGTCCACACGGCCTACGCGGCCAACCGCGGAACCGCCATGTCCCTCGGCGTTTACCCCCTCCTCATGTCCGAGTTGAGCACCCACCTCCTCCTGGGGTCAGGGGCCATTAATCCCCTCCCGGAAAACCGTCTTCTCAT GACCGGAGGGCTGAAGAAGGCGCTGGGGGTGTTGTTCTCCGCCGCGATGCCGGTCCGCGACGTGCTATCCGCGACCTACTTGGGCGCCGGGAGCGCGATCCTTGTCGTGCTGCAGATCTCCATTGGAAGCGTCGTTCTCATTTATCTCGACGACGCTCTTAGAAAGGGCTATGGCCTCCTTTCCGGCATCCCGTTGCTCACCTCCGCACATGTTTG CGCAACTCTTTTCTGGAGAGCCTTCAGAGACGGCGCACATGGAAACCTAGCGGCGATGTTTGCCTTCTTTCTGCTTGTGTGCGGATTGCAAGGCCTGCATGTCGCGTTGCCACTGACAGATGATGCGCCTGCTGCTAGGTTTCAGTCCAACTACAGCATCAGCATATCCTACCTCGCCTATGCCCCCATCATATTCCAAGCCACGCTTGTTGCATGCACATATACATTCTCAGAG CAATTATTTACGGTATTTGGCGGAAACAAGATCGTCAACCTGCTCAGCAAGTGGGAGAGATCTAAACGTTTTGCAGGGTTTATTCCAGTAAGCGGGGTCGCCTACTACCTAACTACGCCACCAAC CTTGGCTGATTCAGCAAGAGACCCGGTGCACGCGTGCCTCTACGCCGCCTTGCTGCTCATGGGATGCGCCCTCATATCGACGGCCTGGTTCGGGCTGTGCAGATACTCAAGGAGGTACGTGTCTAGGTTGGTCGGGGAAAGAGTGACCGTGACGCCTGCGCGGGCCGGCTCGATTCGCCTCAGCCGATGTAAGGCCCGTGTCACCATGGTGGCCTTCGTCGTTGGACTCTGTGTCGGCGCGCTGACCCTCCTTGCGGGCTTCATGGGCGTCAGCGGCTCCGGCACTGGAATTATGCTCGCCGTCACCGGCATATACTCTTCTTGTTTCGACACCAGAGCTTCTTCTGGGATTGATGCAATTGGACTCTGA